In the Streptomyces fradiae ATCC 10745 = DSM 40063 genome, GGGGGGCGGCCCGGCCTCCTCCGGGGCCCGGTCGGGCGCCGCCGGGTCGAGTGGCCGGTGGCCCATCCGGTCGTCCGGCCGGTCGTCCGGCCGGTCGTCCGGCCGAGCGGCTGCGGGCCCATCTGACCGGTCCCGCTCTGTCCGCTCACCGGGCCGGTTCGGGGCGGAGCGCTCCTGGGGCGTCGCCACGACGAGCCGTTGGGCGCGGCCCTCACCGTCGACCCACGGATACGCGCGCAGCCTCGCCGCCACCTGACGGCCGTCCCGGTGGCGGAGCAGGACCGTCACGCTCCGGCCGTCGAGGGCCGCGCTCACCGCCCTGCCCGCCGCCCCCTCCGCCCCCCGCGCCTTCCCCTCGCCGCCGCGCCCGCCGTCCGGGGCGGCGGCACCCCGGTCCGGGCCTCGGCCCGCGTCCCGGCCAGGACCGGGGTCGCTGTCCCGGTCCGGCTCCCGGCCCCGGTCCGGGCCCGGTCGCTCGCCGGGGTGTGGTCGCTCATCGGGGGGTGGCCGCTCGCCCGGGTCCGGTGGCGGGTCCAGGCCCGGCCTCATGTCCGGGTCTCTTCGCGGGTCCGGGCCCGCCGGTCGCGCCCCCGGGGCCGAGCGCGCGTCCGGGCCGTGGCCCGGGGCCGAGCGCGCGTCCGGGGCGGGACCCGGGGCCGAGCACGTGTCCGGGGCGGGGCCCCGGGCCGAGCACGTGTCCGGGGCGGGGCCCCGGGCCGAGCGCGGGTCCGGGGCGGGGCCCCGGGCCGAGCGCGGGTCCGGGGCCGCTCCGAGCAGGTGGGCCGCGGGACGCCCGATGACGGCCTGGGGCGGGTAGCCGAGCAGACGCTCGGCGCCCACGCTCCACCCGGTCACGACACAGCGCGCGTCGACGACGGCCGTGGCCGGGGCCTCCGGCTCCGGGAGGCCGCCCGCGTCACCGCCGAGCGGTGTGGCGTCGTGCATGTCGATCATCGCCCGTTCCTGCCCTGAGGTCCCGGCACCGGGGCTCTCCCGGCTCCCGGCCGCCACGGTTCCGGGATCCGCCCGGCGCGGCTCCGGGGCCACCTCCGCCGCGGAGCGCCCCGACCGGTGGCGGCCGCCGGGCCGCGGACCGCCGGGGCGGCGATCCCCCGGAGGGCCGCCGGAGCGACGCGCCGCGCGTCGGCCCGCCGGAGCGGTGGCCCACCGGGGTGGCGTACCGCGGTCCGCCGCGGTGCCGGCGGCTCCGTCGGTTCGCCCCCGGCCCGCCTCTCACGCTTCCCCACCCCTCCCATCCTTCTCCGTCGCCGCTCGCCTGTCGCGTCGCGCGGCACATGGTCCGAGAACCGGGCGACGCGCTCCGGCGCCCCTCCATGCCGGGAATACGCCTTTCACAACATTTAAGCTGATTGTTGCGGTTCAGATGTCCTCCGTCAGGGACGAGAGTGCGGTGACGAAAGAGCAGCAGGTGCCCGAGCCGACCGGTACGCACCGACCGGAGCGGGCCGAAGAGCTGCCGCTCAGCCCCCGCATCCTGGCGACCGCGCACGCGATCGCCGGCGCCACCGCCCTGGCCGCCGCCCTCCTGGGCCTGGTGGTCCTTGTCGGATGGATCATCGACGCCGACGCGCTGAAGAACCTGCTGCCCAGCGCCGGCGGGGCCATGAAGGCGCCGACCGCCGTGGCCGTCACCGCCCTCGGCCTCTCCCTGTACGGGGTGGCCCGGAGGCCGGCCCGCCCCGGGGTGCTCACCGCGGCCCGCGCGGCGGCGGTCCTGGCGACCGTGATCGGGGTGCTCACCCTCGCGGAGTACGCGACCGGGACGAGCCTGGGCCTCGACGAGCTCCTCTTCGAGGACGACACCGCCGACGTGGCGACGGGTACGCCCGGACGGATGGCGCCGAACACGGCGGCGGCGCTGGCGCTCGCGGGCGCGGCGTCCCTGTGGTCGAGCACGCCCCGGCTCCCCGCCTGGACCAGCCAGCTCATGGGCCTGGCCGTGGTGACGCTCGGCATGCTGCGGATGTACGGGGGCGCCTACGGGGTGCCCGAGCTGGAACGGTTCGGCGCCTACACGGGCATGGCCATGCACACGGCGCTGGCCCTGGTGCTGCTGGGCACCTCCGTCTTCCTGAACCGGCCGGACGAGGACCTGACCGGCCTGCTGACCAACGCCGGCACGACGGGCGCCCTGGGGCGCCGCCTCTTCGCCGCGGCCCTGGTCGTACCGCCGCTGCTGGGCTGGGTCGTCCTCGCCGGGGTGAAGGCGGGGACGTTCAGTTCGCGGCTGGGCACGGCGCTGCTGGTGTCGGCGCACGTGGCCGCGTTCACCGTGATGATCTTCGGGGCCCTGATCATGGGCCGCCGGGTCGAGGTGTCGCACGCCCGCCTCGAATGGCAGGTGCGCCAGAACGAACTGCTGCAGGCCTTCATGGACCACACCCCCGCGGTGGTGTTCATCAAGGACCTGGAGGGCCGCTTCCTGGCGGTCAACACGAAGTTCGAGCAGAACCTGGGCCTGACCCGCGACCAGGTGCTGGGCCGCCGTTACGAGGACGTCATGCCGCCGGAGCTGGCCCGTCAGGCACGCGCCGCCGACCTCGACATGCTGGAGCAGGGCAGGCCCGTACAGCGGGAGGAAGTGCTCGCCGTGCCGGACGGGCCGCGGGAGTTCCTGTCCAGCCTCTTCCCGCTCAACGACGCGTCGGGCACGCCCTACGCCCTGTGCGGGGTGGTCACCGACATCACCGAGCGCGTCGCGGCCCAGCGCGAGGTCGAGCGGTCCCGGCAGCGGTTCCTCGCCCTGCTGGAGTCCGCGCCCGACGCCATTCTGATCACGAACGGCGACGGCACCGTCGTGATGGCCAACGCGCAGGTGGAGCGCCTGTTCGGCCGTTCACCGGACGACCTGCTCGGCACCCGGGCCGTCGACCTGGCACCCGCTCCGTGGCGGCGGCGGCACAGGGCGCTCCTCGGGGCGTACCTGCGCTCGCGCGACCCGCGGCCGACGGTCGTGGACCGGAACCTGTACGGGACGCGCGCCGACGGCACCCCGTTCCCCGTCGAGGTGAGCGTCAGCAGTCTGCAGGCCGAGCGGGAGACCCTCGTGTTCCTGACCGTGCGGGACATCACCGAGCGCAGAAGGGCGGAGGCCGAACGCGCCGAGCGCTACGAGCAGCAGCGGCGCATCGCCTACACGCTGCAGCACAGCCTCATGGGCGAGCCGCCCCGCCTCCCGCACCTGCCGACCGCGTACCGGTACCTGGCGTCCGTGCAGGACCCCGGCGTCGGCGGCGACTGGTTCGACGTCATCCCGCTCGACCGGCACCGCACCGGCGTCATCATCGGCGACGTGATGGGACGGGGGCTGGAGGCGGCGGCCGTCATGGGGCAGCTGCGCGCCGCGTCCCACGCGCTGGCCCGCACCGGCACGGCGCCCAGCCGGCTGATGGCCGCGCTGGACACCTTCGTCGACGATCTGGCGGACCAGCTCGTGACCTGCCTGTACCTGGTCCTGGACCAGGACGCGGGCGAGGTCACCGTGTGCTCGGCGGGGCACCTGCCGGTGATCGTCCTGCCCCCCGACGGCCCCGCCCGCCTCCTGCGGGCCCCGGTCGGAGTGCCACTGGGGGTCAACGCCCCGAGCGGCGGCGGGGTGCCCTTCGAGGAGGTGACCGGGCCGCTGCCGCCGGGCAGTGTGCTGGCGCTCTACACCGACGGGCTGGTCGAGCGGCCGGGTACGGACATCGAGGCCCGGATCGGCCTCCTCGCCGACACCCTGAACAGCGCGCCGAGGCCCGCGCCCACCGACCCGAAGGCCCTCGACGGGCTGGCGGAACTGCTGCTGCGGACCCTCATCGAGGACCCGGCCGCCTACGACGACGACGTGACGCTGCTCCTGATCAGCGTTCCCGCCCTGCCCGGTACGCCCGGCGGGGGCTGACCCGCCGCGCCCGCCGGGGGCGCCGGCCTCGGTCGCTGCCGTGCCACCGGACGACGCGCGGCGCCCCGGCCCCCGTCGTCCGCTTGCGTCCGCACCGCGTGCGGGACCGATCCACCGGTGTGAGGATGAGCCGGGAGCCACTCTCCGCACCCGCACAACGCCTCATGGGGACCTCATGGAGATCGCCGTCATCGTGGGCGTGGGCGTCATCCTCGTCTGCATCATCATCGGAACCACCATCGCCCTGGTCACACTCGCGCGGAAGGCCCAGAGCGGCGACGCGCTGAGCGAGCAGATCCGTTCCATCGCGGGCATGTTCGTGGTGGTGACGGCGGTCGCCGCCCTCCTCACCGTCGCCGCCTGGGGCGTACAGGCGTCGGGCAAAGGCACGGAGCAGACGGTCACCGTACTGACCAGCGCGTTCACGGCCGTCACGTCCATCACGACCGCCTACCTGGGCATCCGGGCCGCCAGCAACACGGCGCGGCGGGCCATCGACCGGCAGAACCGCGGCGCCGAGGACGGCGGGGCCACGCGCGTCCCGACCTCGAACCCCCCGCACTGAGCACCACCGGGCACCACCGGGCACCGCCGGGCGGACACCGCCGGGCGCCCCGCCCTCAGCCGACGAGGGCGACCAGTCCGTACACCCAGATCCCCAGCATCGCGACACCCGCCACCAGGCATCCGACTCCCAGCAGGAAGCCGGCGAGGCGCCCCTCGCCGTCCCCGGGCTCCGGCAGGTCCGAGTCCCCCCAGTCCACCTCGCGCCCCAGGGCCTGCGAGCAGGCGGTCCGCACCGCCGCCAGCTGCTGCGCCGCGAACGGGGTCGGGGCCGACTCCTCGGACCCCTGCCACGCGAGGGCGCGCATCCGCGCCGGGGGCGTCCGGTACCGCGCCTCGAAGGCGCCGGTCTCGTCCGCGTCGCGGTCCTCCTCCAGGTACATCCAGCGCCCGGCCTCCGCCGGATCGCCGTACAGCCGGTACACCTCCGCCAGGCGCCGGCGCAGCGCGGGGTCGTGGGGGAAGGAGGACACGAGTCCCCGCAGACGCTGCCGCGCCATGGGCACACGCCCGGCCGCCAGGTCCGCGTCGACCCGCGCGAGGGTGACGGTCAGAGCCATGCCCACATGGTCGGCCAAGGCACCGCACCGCATCGACCCCTTTTCGCCACCCGCCCGACGGGCGCCCCGGCCCGGCGGGCGCCCCGGCCCGGCCGCGCGGAGCGCTGAGCAGGGCCCCGCTCAGCGCGAGCGGGGCCCGTGCGAGGGCCCGGAACGACCGGTAGGCCCCCTGCCGGGCGGTGGCCGCGGCAGGGGGCCCACCGGCGCGGACCTACTTCTTCTTGCCCTGGTTCTTCACCGCTTCGACGGCGGCCGCGGCGGCCTGGGGGTCGAGGTACTGGCCGCCGGGGGTGACCGGCTTGAAGTCGGCGTCGAGCTCGTAGGAGAGCGGGATGCCCGTCGGGATGTTCAGGCCCGCGATGTCGGCGTCCGAGATGCCGT is a window encoding:
- a CDS encoding SpoIIE family protein phosphatase; protein product: MTKEQQVPEPTGTHRPERAEELPLSPRILATAHAIAGATALAAALLGLVVLVGWIIDADALKNLLPSAGGAMKAPTAVAVTALGLSLYGVARRPARPGVLTAARAAAVLATVIGVLTLAEYATGTSLGLDELLFEDDTADVATGTPGRMAPNTAAALALAGAASLWSSTPRLPAWTSQLMGLAVVTLGMLRMYGGAYGVPELERFGAYTGMAMHTALALVLLGTSVFLNRPDEDLTGLLTNAGTTGALGRRLFAAALVVPPLLGWVVLAGVKAGTFSSRLGTALLVSAHVAAFTVMIFGALIMGRRVEVSHARLEWQVRQNELLQAFMDHTPAVVFIKDLEGRFLAVNTKFEQNLGLTRDQVLGRRYEDVMPPELARQARAADLDMLEQGRPVQREEVLAVPDGPREFLSSLFPLNDASGTPYALCGVVTDITERVAAQREVERSRQRFLALLESAPDAILITNGDGTVVMANAQVERLFGRSPDDLLGTRAVDLAPAPWRRRHRALLGAYLRSRDPRPTVVDRNLYGTRADGTPFPVEVSVSSLQAERETLVFLTVRDITERRRAEAERAERYEQQRRIAYTLQHSLMGEPPRLPHLPTAYRYLASVQDPGVGGDWFDVIPLDRHRTGVIIGDVMGRGLEAAAVMGQLRAASHALARTGTAPSRLMAALDTFVDDLADQLVTCLYLVLDQDAGEVTVCSAGHLPVIVLPPDGPARLLRAPVGVPLGVNAPSGGGVPFEEVTGPLPPGSVLALYTDGLVERPGTDIEARIGLLADTLNSAPRPAPTDPKALDGLAELLLRTLIEDPAAYDDDVTLLLISVPALPGTPGGG
- a CDS encoding DUF6584 family protein, whose protein sequence is MALTVTLARVDADLAAGRVPMARQRLRGLVSSFPHDPALRRRLAEVYRLYGDPAEAGRWMYLEEDRDADETGAFEARYRTPPARMRALAWQGSEESAPTPFAAQQLAAVRTACSQALGREVDWGDSDLPEPGDGEGRLAGFLLGVGCLVAGVAMLGIWVYGLVALVG